From the Manihot esculenta cultivar AM560-2 chromosome 14, M.esculenta_v8, whole genome shotgun sequence genome, the window GGGAAGGTTTTTGCTATGATTTATTCCAAAAGAGGCGAGGCACCATCTAAACCGAAATACTCCTCTTGCTCCTTTTAGTACTTTTGCACGACCCGTACTAGCTTCCAACTGATGCCTTTTGGAGTTTCGTCTGATTCATCTTTCGGAAGCCATGTTCGATGCCTCCTCCCTAGCCTTATACTACCCGAGAGTAACCTACAGTCTTTGGATGTATTGTAGTATCTGTTCGTTGTTTACATTATTGAGGTCTGCTTCATTGACCATATGGGCGTGTTTGTCTATTGTCAGGGGCAGAAGAAATGATGATCCTCTTGTTAGTGGTAATATTAGCAGCAGCTCGCAAACTACTATTCATTTCAAGagtgaaaagagagagagatattTTTCTACGAGAGAAAGAGTAGGAGTTCGGTCATAATCCAAGTGAATAGAGCGGATTCAATGGATTTTCTAAcaacggaaccaaatgatgttacAGAGATTAAATTGACAATGTGGTCAAAACAAAGCTGTGCTGGGATTGGCTAGACTTGCAAGGAAGAGAATGTGAGATGGTAGTGGGTGCCTACGGCAGCCACTCTTATACTTAAGTTAGTGTACTGAGGAATAGAAGAATGCGATGAATTGTTTAGGACTTGAGTAGTGTAAGAAAACAGTGTAACTTTACCTCTGTGATCTTtcctttttatattataaaaaggtggagataaatataacagTCTTCGATAATCCGATGATGATGTGGCCGGTTACTAGATAAGGGGTATCGCCAGTTAATCGATTAGTGATTCTATATTTACAGCCGTAACAAAGTATGTTGGACTGTCTATGTTTAACGGTAATTTTATACTGAGACTCGTCTCTAGGGGTATAAACgaaccgagccgagccgagttttgaagagctcaagcttggttcgttaaaattttttcgagctctagccgaattcgagctttactcatatcgaactcgagccgagtattaagaagctcaagcttggctcgtttagcaaacgagcttagacgagtcaagcttttatcgagctgagtcgaGCTTTAATCGAGCTGAGTCTCGAATAGTTCAcgagtaattttatttatttacatgtataatgagttttagtttaaaactaataagtttaaaactaaaataattttagttaaataagtatatctacaaattagcatgtaaacttataaagatgagtttttaaatctcaatgatccaaatatatgcaagtttaagagtgtaactaaactatatagagctgaattttaaaaaatttagatttggctcattaaagtaTATGTagggtttgagtttatttctcttatgatagtaatttcagtttgcttaacgagactgttcacgagcctattcgcgagcctgctcatgaactcagaaacgagccgagctcacgagccgaatactatggagttcaagcttggctcgtttaccaaacgagcctaaaaattaagctcgagcttggctcgtttagaaatcgagtaGAGTTcgatcgagcttttatcgaatcgaatctcgaatagctcacgaacggtttggttcatttacacccctacTCGTCTCATTCTAGGGAGAATAAATCTTGATGATGAACCGAATGTTTGAGATATCTAGATCTTTTTTTCCTAAGATAAGATTGTGTTACTTACTTACTTGATTTATGCCTCATGAACCTGTCATGTGGTGACAACTCACGACttaatttgaattattattattatagttatAATACGAAAATATATgcgtaattaataattatttaattatatctccagtaatatgaattatttagtatatttaattatatctccaataatatgaaattttcagtataataatataagactgtattataaaaaattgtacATGTCttagtttttatttaaattaaatttacttgtcttagtttttatttaaattaaatttactataacagtttaatttatttatgaacATATTATTTATATCGATAACAATTTGAAGAAGTTTTTTACCATCATGTTttgatttaaagaaaaaaaaaacagttttcaataattatagaacAATTAAAGGTGTATGTACatatataaattctaaaaattatgCTAATATAATGATTAAATTTGATACTTTAAAGattctaaattaatttgattatttttatattaaaataattattttgacattattattttatgtatttataatttgaattttttttttataattagctTAACTATTGTAATCATAAAAAtagattttcatttaaaatattattaaataaatgaaaataaaagtctAAAAGTGACTTGAAAATCGTGTatttattaacaaataaaaCTACAAATTATTagagatttttatataaatacgcGAGTTACaagttataaaaaattatagccattctaaatttattttatatcatatttttatattttttaaaataatttctataatatatataaatataattttataaaaaagtgaGATaacaaaaaaaacataaatctctAAACTAAGACATAATATACGGACAAGTACAataaaatagattatatatcATCATATTAATTCggtattatgatgaaataatatatttaattgattattgaaataatattatgataataatatcacattacataaaaataattaaaaattatataatataaatatatgacaCGAGTACAAGTAGCGTGTAGTATATGTTATAAAAAATTAGGTTTTCCAGATGTcctaaacataaaaaataaataaaaatatttattaaaaattataataattattatttaaaccgTAAATAATGTTAATTGATTTGAAAGCTTTTAGACAATTATATAACGACGTCGTTTGTCTTGATCTAGCCCTAACAAGTGACGCCAGAAAACACATCGGATCAGAAAATTGAAATAGGGCTGGCAACAGCCAATCCCCAGTTAAACCCCTTCTCTTACACACGGCTGGCCAACAGCCTCCTCGCTGGAGTCTCCTAAAGCCTATTTGGTCGTGCTCCTCAACTGTATCATCTTCCCTTCTAGTTTCAGTGAATATGGTGAGCCAAAGACAGAGGTTTGCCCGCAAGCGATACAAAGAAGCGCACCCGGAGCTATTCACTAAACCAGAGCATACGCCACCAAAAGACCCcgacaagaagaagaagaaaagtaagAGCAAGTTCAAGCGTAAGAGGTCAGACTATAAAGAACCCAAGGATCCAAATGGACCCAACAAAAAGGGGTTCAAAAAACACCCACTTAGAGTCCCTGGCATGAAGCCTGGTGAAAGTTGTTTTATTTGTAAGGCCAAGGACCATATTGCCAAGCTTTGCCCGCAAAAAGCAGAATGGGAAAAGAACAAGGTTTGCGTCCGTTAAATAGTAGATATCTTCATTATTCTTTATTTCTTACATCTGGGCATTGAATCAATTATAGCAAAACTGAGTGTATGTACAAGTTTCGTCTGACTTGGGCTCTTTACAATGTATTAGCAATTAAATTGAAAGAATGGAGTTGACTGTCGTTTGCGCTCGTTTACTATGTAATTGCTCATTTGATCAATATTTATATGTGGGTATATGCTTGAATTTGACATTCATTGTGCTAATTGAGAAGATTGGATTGGGAAAATCATAGGTCTTTGTCAAAAACATTTAACTGTTAGTTATGGCGTGAAGTTAACTGAGGGCGGTGGTTTTGTGTGTGAAAAATGGTTGCAGATATGCTTGCTTTGTCGACAGCGAGGGCATAGCCTTAAGCGTTGCCCTAACAAGAAGGACGAGACAGTTGATAAGAAATTGTGCTATAATTGTGGGGAAGCTGGCCATTCGCTATCAAACTGTCCACTGCCTCTTCAAGATGGTATGTTTCTCAATCATGCTATTGCTTTTCCTCGGCTCAAGATATACTGTAGATACAAAAACCTCTGGTGGTTAGTATGTCTAGTAGCTGAATTATTCTGATTGATTGTTTCTTGATGAATACAACATGATATCCCACCTTATACTTGGTGGATTAGACAATTTCAAGGTCTGCCTTAAAATATGGTACCAAGataaaactttctttttttatggTTCATGACAGCATTGACTACCCATTGTCATACACTTCAAACTGGAAAGAAAATTTTCAAGTTCTGGAGGAAAATTTTTATAGATGAATATTATTTGGAACTTGGAAGTTGCATCAAGAATATTTAACAGATGGGTGAAATTGGTTGTCTAATGTCTACGgactttgaaaagaaaaaagaaggttTCTATTTTATTCCCTTATCTGGTACAGGCGATAAGAAAAATGGAATATGTGTCATTATCAATGTGATATTCCAAGGCTTACaccttcttatatatatataagatacTGAGGAGGCTTGAAGCCTATTAAGGATCTTGATTACATCTATGATTTCAGGAAGTacattaatcccttttgataacTCATTTGGGCTAACGCAAAACCTTTTGTTGTTTTATGAATCATGATTATCTCTTTGGAAATGCAGGGGGAACTAGATTTGCCAATTGCTTTATCTGTAATGAACATGGACATTTGAGTAAAGACTGCCCTAAAAATACTCATGGGATATACCCAAAGGTACGCCAAACCCTACATTACTGTTGATGATGTTGCATGCTGACTGCTTTGCTTCTGGAATGTGGGATGACATGCTTAGGATATAGATGcttattgatttaaattttatgctaAGTAATCTGCACTATACATCCGTTGATGCtaacatgttttaaatatgGAACAGGGGGGTTGCTGTAAAATATGTGGTGGTGTGACTCATTTAGCAAAAGATTGTCCTGAGAAGGGTAAGAGAGGCTCTCTTGCCACTGGTAAAGAAGGTAAGACGTGCAAATTTCTTACGGTTAATACCACTTTACTATTCAAAACAATTTTGAAATTGATGAAGAATAAGGTTAGCACATAAGAATGGTGACATCTAGTTCCTTTACATGTTAGCAACTTAACCTTTTTGGTGCTAGACTGCTAGGAAATGCTATTGAATATAAAAGCTATTTGAACAAGGCTAGGCTAGCCTAAGGGTGGTTGTTGGTTAAAGCATTTAAACTATATAGGTATACATACCTCAATTTAAAATGTTCCTTGACTTGAGCTACTAGGAAGAAATATTTGTCTGCTCTGTGGCatgttaaattttatcttaCAATGGGAACCAAGAATAGCAATGGGAAAACATGAAACTAGACAAGGATTGCATGCTAATTGTCTAGAATATTGAAATGAAAATTGCAAATGATGTCTTGGCATTCTACGGTTTCCTGCTAAAGCATTATTATCTACTCGTTTCAAAGGCGATCCTTTGTTTTTGCTAAATTTAGCATGTCAGATTTTCACTTAACCTTCCATCTATTCGTTTCAGCTTTTGAACAAGGAGAAAGGCCAACTCCTAAGCTGACCAAGTTTGTAAGTGGGGATGAGTTGGATGATGATTTTATGACCGAAAACAGTAATGTCATCCAGCAAGAAAAGCCATCCGATTCAAAAGATACTCAAGCAAAATCAAAAAAGAAGCAAGGGCACAAAGTGGTGAACTTCCCTGGATAGAAACTGCCTTGCGATAAACCCCATGAACTTTGTTACAGCCAATCCAAGCTTGATTCCAGGCTATGCCAGAGTCTTAAAgatcttattttcttttagatctttatttttttgggtCTTATTCTTTGTTTGTATGTCCAATAGCATTTCATACAGTTAGAGAGAAAATTGTTGGGTCTGTAATGGTGACTTTGCTAAAAGTATCGTTGTccaaaattttaatagaaactTGGTTGAAACCGGGGCCAGAAGGGCCAATTctgatttaaaatataattaagtaTTCATTGTTTATATGTTTTGAGTGGTTGATATTATCTACAAATTGTTTTCCAGgttagtaattaaaataaagtaaattatttatacgtatatgtttattttattaaaaaataaatataactgaGAAATATGAGCGATAAGTGAGCATATTAGTTCACGAATAATGGATATGGAGAAttctttttgttatttaattgtTAGAACCGCCTCACTAtcctaataataaattttaatttactgttaaatttttaaattttttttaaaaaaagaggtCAAGGTGGTAAAGACGTGGCAACAGCAACTGTATTTTGTTCTGTATTTTCGCATCGTTTGAGGGATGATGAACATGAAACTAttgttgtggacatgatgaactCTCGACCCTTGTTTTGTCCCTCAAATTTCTCTGCTCCCCTTATTTGTCTATCCTATCAATATTAATGTCCCCAAAATTAAGGATCTCTCTCATTTCTCCTTTTCATTTTTTCTCACTTTCCTTCTTTCTCTTCATTGTTTTCCCCCAAGGGCCCTGGATCTCCTAGTTGAACTGCAAACATGGTATGccattctttctttctctttgatATTCTTATTCTCATTATGCCTCACAAAGGGACAACAAACAAATGTGAGTTTAATGGGACATACACGGGCGTGTGCTGGTTCAGTCTATCCTATAGCATTTCATCTGGAGCCCCCAGGGAACTGACATGCTGGATATTAATGATTCAATAAGTttactttcttttcctttttatgtgttctaTTTGTAGTTGAATTAATGGTTCTCTGGAAATCTTAGGATTCATGCGTTTCTTAACATTTTCCTCCTCATTGTTTGTGTATGTTCCAATTAAAATGTTGGGTTAGGCGAACTCGGCATCTGGAATGGCTGTGCATGACGACTGCAAGCTCAAGTTTCAGGAGCTGAAAGCAAAAAGGAACTACCGATTCATCACTTTCAAGATTGAAGCTCAGCAAGTTGTGGTAGACAAACTTGGAAACCCTCAATCAACCTACGAGGATTTCACTGCATCTCTTCCAGCTGATGAATGCCGCTATGCTGTCTTCGATTTTGATTTCACCACTAATGAGAATTGCCAGAAAAGCAAAATTTTCTTCATTGCTTGGTGATCTATCAGTTTCCCATTTTACTATTTTGAGACCCCATTATTTTTCTTACGTAGAATCGGTGATGTGTCCTTGTAGGTCACCTGATACTTCCATTGTGAGAATGAAGATGGTGTATGCAAGCTCAAAGGACAGATTCAAGAGGGAACTCGATGGCATTCAGTTGGAATTGCAAGCAACAGATCCTAGCGAAATGAGCTTCGACATTATCAAAGCGCGAGCACTTTAGAAGCTAAATCGTTTCTGTTGTTTGATGTTAAGCTTTTTTGTGACAGATGACATGTCATCAGAATCAGCATTgtctgtttatttatttatgtttctttttgttttggatTGCATGGGGCTTCTACACTAACCCGGCCCTCTAGTTTGATGTAATATGCATACATCTATCCTGTTTTTTACTTCTTCAGTAAACTTTATTTTGGCATACCTGCTGCTGTTCCTTTTTCTGGAGGTCCAATTTGTAATTCTTTCACAATTGTAATTGGCCTGTAGCTTCAGAGAATTATGGCAATCAAGCTACCTGAGAATTAATCTTGAATTTGTTCAAGCATTGTTTGTTCAAATTGCTTAATCGCAGGGGAATTTATTTAAAGATGAAAAAAAATGACTCTTTATCCTGCACGGCAATATACATACAAACATGAAACAACAATAGACCAGATACTTCAACAGAGTTTCAGTAGCTTCTGTTGATACAGTGGGCTTAACGTAAATAGCTTTGGAACTTTTATACTCATTGAAGAGATGAAATGGAACAAGTAGTCATACGCATGTTCCATCTTCAAGTCCTCTTAGAATGAATTCACTTGCTGGCTCTGCAATGGCCTGTGCCTGATAACACCTTGGAGAAAAACTACTGCATAAGCAAATACAACCAGTAATCAAGATGACTCGGAATTTTCAGGTCCGATTAGTTCATTTAACATTACTTTGTTTATCTTTATGAAGTATATAGAAAACAAGGAAATTATATTTATCCTAGAATTACAGTGTCACCATATAGGCAAGCAGGAGTGTAGACTTCGACGATCTCCTGTATCTCTTTTAAGCTCACCCAATCCTGCATTTCTAAGAAAGAATATGTCAAATATCTTGTAGGCATGTGGCATTGAACTACACGAAGGCAGTGTAGGATTTCGCAGGTGACTGCATCAACGGTCGCCTGATCATCTCTGTGAAATGGCCAAAACCTCATATCCATTAACATAATCTTTGTTTTAATGTTACTGCTCTCACATTCTCTGTCACTCTTCTCCTTGTACTTGTAGCAATAACGAAAAGTGAAGCcttaactttaaattttttggaTTCGATTAAATGTAAATGTCACGGATTTTATTAAACGCTAAATTTATATTTCGATTTAAATGGACAAATTAATTGGATATTTCATATTTACTTCTCATAAAGGGaataagattttcttttctaaacTGTAAATTCATTTAAGACTAAATACCCACTAAACATCAAGAGACAGAATATGACACAAACTAATTATACTACAAATTCCTCTACAAGAtctcattaattatttaaatattcccCAGCAGATCACACGACTCTACATGttttatttaatgtatttttctgcTAAAAATGgcattaaacaataataaaataaccaTCTGAATTGAAGGCACTGTATATATTCCTTTTGTAGATTCTAATTATTATGATCGTCCCAGTACTGCTTCTCCCATGACTCCACTTGTTTTATTGATATCTCTCTTCTCCTAAAAATGGCGTGAAGTGATTGAGGATCGTAGGGAGGAGGCAACGTGCATGGATTTGTCTCTGCGGGACTCTTCACCATGGTTTCCATCATGAACTCCTTCTTTAGTCCACCCATTCGGCAAGCCATGTATTCTAAACAAAGTTCTTTAGCTTTTGGAGGTATAATTGGTTTGAAGGTCAAGAGCTTAGCATACTCATTCAAGAGATGAAACATATAGTCGTACACGTAATCCATCTTCAATTCCTCCTGAATGAATTCACTGGCTGCCTTTCCAATGGCCTGTGCCTGCCAAATCCATGCAGAATATGACGGAACAAGAGTATGTAATAATTTGAGTAAAAAACTTTCTGTAGTATTCAAGGTAAAATTAGGTCAGAGTTACCTTCTGCTTGTGGGTGTTACCCCACTCAACAGCAAACTTAATGGACCTGCACTTTTCATTGTCCTTTATAGGCCAGTAGTGGTCAATTGGCCTGAGACTTCTCGTGAAGAAGTCATAGTAATGTGGTTTTACAATTAAAGTAACAGAGTCGCAGGCAAGAATGTATTTTTCGCTGACTGACCATGTATATCCTTCAATATAGATCTTATACCTGCCTTATTGCATTTAGAAGCAACAACAAGACGATGGTGAATTGAGTAAAAAAAATGCAAGATTATTAATTAGAAATCAAATAAGCAGATTATTACAAAAACTGAAACGATACAGTATGCGCACGTACTCGCACAAAATAAGAATAAGCGAAAATTTTTGAATTGTTTCTACCTGTGATTACATTGGCTTGCTAAGTTTGATTGCTTGTACCCTTGCTTTGATTCTCGATCCCAGTCCTGCAAAAGATCTTGATTATGTAAAAGACTGCTACACCATAACTCAGCTGttttcctctcctctcctctcctctcacAAAGAAGAGGTAACAAACAATGCATAAAGCTTCCATATACTAGAAGAAGCAATTCCCACGTCTACGACAGGCTAAAATGGATGAAGATAAATTGGAGGATAGAGGGTGTTAATTATTTACCAAAGCATACACACGAGCATTCCAGTCTTGTTGTTCTGAGACGTTACATTTCATAAGTTCCTGCCTGGTTTGAGAAActtttggatttcctttccaGTAAGCATAAGGCTCCCTGTCAATCCATCTGGTCTTCTTGTTGCCTTCTTTCAAGTCATTCAGCAAATTCTCCCATGGCTTTATATGGGTCTCAGGCCTTCTTAAAGTTACAGAGCCatgtttaattatttattaggaGGTGAAATTGGGCCTTTTTTCCACACCAGGGCAGGAAAAATGAAAATCTGAATAAGGGAGATCAAAGTCTTACCATCCCCAAAAGGACCAGTCAGGGAAAACGATATCGAGTGTGTCATCATCTCCACAGTACCCAAACAAAGGGGGAGGGGTCGTGGAGTTGGGCCTTTCCCCACTATACTCGCTTAATTTCACAACGGGCCAGTCAAAGCAATCAAGCATCAGCTCCAAGTCCGGCACTTTTCCTGGGTATCTCTGTAACAGCTGGAGGATTCCCCACAGAGTAAAAACATCTCTCGTCTGAAACGCCCTCCGGTACTTCTCCAAATAGACTTTGCCATTCACAATCACCAACCTAAAATTCGCCGTCGTTTTAGCTCTCTCAACCATTTCTCTCGTTATCCCCGTGCCAGCCCACGGACGCAGGTCTTCGTGGATCCAACGGAAGTATTCTGGACAAGCTGAAACAGATGGACCGCCATGATTTTCTGAAATGGAAGTGGGGAAATACGCCGGACATTTTCTCGTGAGATTAAAAGCAGCGCAGTCGAGGGGGACATGGGCGGATGTTTCGGTAGCTAAGAACGGCTTCTGAGCGGAGCCGCTAAGAATAGCCTGCAAAAGCAGAGAGGcccaaaaatgaaaattaagaaaTAGTCAATAACGGCCAATCAGATGGAGCGCAGTTCCCAAATCGTACGGGAATTCTGAAGGAATCATGCGCGTGTAATGGGTGGGACATGCATATGCttgatataataatataatgtcACGAGTCCCATAGTTAACCGACTTTCCAAATAGTAAAGGAGTAGTTGAACCGACACTCGCAGCACATGAGAGGCCATGGAATCATCTGCTAGTTTAACACGTAGGCGTATCCACAGtagatttcttttctttttgcacagaggaaaaagaaagacaaaaaaatttagatataaCGACGTCGTTTCTAAAATCATAAGACTGGAGCAATACCGGCGCATGGTTATTACTCTCCTTTTTGTTTGCATTTCGCGAGAAAAggatcgttttttttttttttgggaagtAACTCCTCTTTTGTTTGTGTGAGAGGAagcgattttttattttaattacattaTACCAGGTCACAGTGGCGCGAGAAAAGCGAGTTTGATCAGAAGTGTTTACTTACAGTGGAGTCAAGGAGGCGCGTGGAGACGAACGAGCAGACGAGGAGGAAGATGAGGAAGACGAAGATGGATAATCTTGCAGGTAACTTGATATAAGGCCTAATCGTCTCTTTGAAATGATTATAAATCCCCGATCCATATTGCGAGTACGCCTGCTGTTCCctgttttctctcattttttctctctctttgtaAATTCTCTGAACTGTTTCTGACAAAGCACAGCGCTTATCAGATTTTGCTCAGACAGGTGTCCCTCAGCTTTAGCTGATACGGAGATCTTCAGGCATAAGTAGCCGGATCACATGATTGTTTCTGAATGATTTGGCAAGTCGTCTCTCTCTCATGTGATTAAGCATATGGATGGAGATCGAAAAGAcgcaaattaaaaagaaaaaaaaaaaaagaaacagagTGCAATTTTGCATATAGCTATTGAAGTCGTGTGAGGCTTAGACAAGAAAAGTAAAATTGGATAAGATGTGAATTGTGGAGGAAAGAGGATGCGGGAGAGTGAGATCCAAATTACAGAAAATGATACGTCAGGAAAGTGGTGCTaactcaattattattattattatttgaataatatataaatttcacgtaattttttatatattgattaattatttatataaaaatatatttctccATACTTTAAAAAATTAGCATGTCAACgaaatgtttaaaatttttatattaaaatatttgaaaatttataaatattatcataaaatatatatatatatatattttaatttaaataaatataaacaagttcaattatataaaatgaaaCTCGCCATAACATAGTTTGGTAGGATTGGTTCTTGAAAATATCCATCTGTTTCCATTCATATGCTTAGTGTGTGTGTATAGATAGATAAAAGATAGAGGATTGCAAAAGCAATTTAATCCAGATGGCTGAAACATTTCTTGGATATAGTTCAGAATTAGAGATTGagtctcttaattttattttctgtaaaaaaaaaaatacagaattgagtattgaataaataaaatctgAGCTAAagttttaactaattaaaatttaaataattcttaaaatatgACCGAACTCAAcctaatcaaaatcaaaatcaaaatattcTAACAACTCTCAGTTATAACTTTATTTACCcgaaagtaaaaaattatattttatattattaattataataaagattataagtttatattattaataaaattataactaaatatattaataattaataaaaaattaattatttcagttaTCGAATAAAAAGACACTGCAATCACATGTTTAATTTGATAACAAGtgcatctaaataaatttaagtggTCTCCAATTCTACTCTTCATTTTTAGTTTccatttcaataaaaaaaaataaagagacacCAAAAACTggttttttagaaattattaaaCAACATTTAGTTTGATTAATAATGCGTACCTCTAACTAAAAGGATGAGTTTCCCATTTTgctattagaaaattttaaaataattcggttatttttaatattatttaagacTCTGAATTTTCAGCATGCATGCACACCATTTTCTTCTTCTATATCATAGTTcagaactttatttttaaacatttttctttttttgatgatatatttCTCAAACTTCATATTGTGATATGATAAAACAAAGATACATCTATTGGATGGGGAAGacgttttaaatgaaaataggcCTTTCTTTTTGGGCTTATACACATCATCGTATGAAAATTGTCCAATGGGCTATGGCCGTGGCAGCCCAGTAGGCCACATCAATTTCAAGTTTCCCTCTCAAGcttatttaaaatttgtttaaCATTACC encodes:
- the LOC110599675 gene encoding O-glucosyltransferase rumi homolog; this encodes MRENREQQAYSQYGSGIYNHFKETIRPYIKLPARLSIFVFLIFLLVCSFVSTRLLDSTAILSGSAQKPFLATETSAHVPLDCAAFNLTRKCPAYFPTSISENHGGPSVSACPEYFRWIHEDLRPWAGTGITREMVERAKTTANFRLVIVNGKVYLEKYRRAFQTRDVFTLWGILQLLQRYPGKVPDLELMLDCFDWPVVKLSEYSGERPNSTTPPPLFGYCGDDDTLDIVFPDWSFWGWPETHIKPWENLLNDLKEGNKKTRWIDREPYAYWKGNPKVSQTRQELMKCNVSEQQDWNARVYALDWDRESKQGYKQSNLASQCNHRYKIYIEGYTWSVSEKYILACDSVTLIVKPHYYDFFTRSLRPIDHYWPIKDNEKCRSIKFAVEWGNTHKQKAQAIGKAASEFIQEELKMDYVYDYMFHLLNEYAKLLTFKPIIPPKAKELCLEYMACRMGGLKKEFMMETMVKSPAETNPCTLPPPYDPQSLHAIFRRREISIKQVESWEKQYWDDHNN
- the LOC110599676 gene encoding actin-depolymerizing factor 7 isoform X1, with translation MANSASGMAVHDDCKLKFQELKAKRNYRFITFKIEAQQVVVDKLGNPQSTYEDFTASLPADECRYAVFDFDFTTNENCQKSKIFFIAWSPDTSIVRMKMVYASSKDRFKRELDGIQLELQATDPSEMSFDIIKARAL
- the LOC110599676 gene encoding uncharacterized protein LOC110599676 isoform X2; translation: MVSQRQRFARKRYKEAHPELFTKPEHTPPKDPDKKKKKSKSKFKRKRSDYKEPKDPNGPNKKGFKKHPLRVPGMKPGESCFICKAKDHIAKLCPQKAEWEKNKICLLCRQRGHSLKRCPNKKDETVDKKLCYNCGEAGHSLSNCPLPLQDGGTRFANCFICNEHGHLSKDCPKNTHGIYPKGGCCKICGGVTHLAKDCPEKGKRGSLATGKEAFEQGERPTPKLTKFVSGDELDDDFMTENSNVIQQEKPSDSKDTQANSASGMAVHDDCKLKFQELKAKRNYRFITFKIEAQQVVVDKLGNPQSTYEDFTASLPADECRYAVFDFDFTTNENCQKSKIFFIAWSPDTSIVRMKMVYASSKDRFKRELDGIQLELQATDPSEMSFDIIKARAL